Proteins from one Gaiella occulta genomic window:
- a CDS encoding SDR family oxidoreductase, with protein sequence MSRTVLVTGGAGFIGSNLVRALLERGDHVRVLDNFATGNRDNLAEIAGDVEVVEGDLRSYERVHTAVRGSELVFHVGALPSVPRSVQDPLTTTAVNVEGTLNVLLAARDEGVRRVVNASSSSVYGNGGALPRTEGQAPDPISPYAVAKLAAERFCTSFSRVYAIETISLRYFNVFGPRQDPNSQYAAVVPRFIRAIVEGRPVTVHGDGEQSRDFTYVENVVRANLLAGDAPVVSGEILNVATGGSQTVNDLADTIGRLLGRPVLKEHAPERAGDVRASWADVTAARDLLGFEPTVGFEDGLRRTIETLLGEE encoded by the coding sequence ATGAGCCGCACGGTGCTCGTCACCGGCGGCGCGGGGTTCATCGGGTCGAACCTCGTCCGTGCGCTGCTCGAGCGCGGCGACCACGTGCGCGTGCTCGACAACTTCGCGACGGGCAATCGCGACAACCTCGCCGAGATCGCCGGCGACGTCGAGGTCGTCGAGGGCGACCTGCGCTCGTACGAGCGGGTGCACACGGCGGTTCGCGGGTCCGAGCTCGTCTTCCACGTCGGCGCTCTCCCGTCGGTGCCGCGCTCGGTGCAGGATCCGCTGACGACGACGGCCGTGAACGTGGAGGGGACGCTCAACGTCCTGCTGGCAGCGCGAGACGAGGGCGTCAGGCGCGTCGTCAACGCCTCGTCGTCGTCGGTCTACGGCAACGGTGGCGCGCTGCCGCGCACCGAGGGGCAGGCGCCCGACCCGATCTCGCCGTATGCGGTCGCAAAGCTCGCCGCGGAGCGCTTCTGCACGAGCTTCAGCCGCGTCTACGCGATCGAGACGATCTCGCTGCGCTACTTCAACGTGTTCGGCCCGCGCCAGGACCCGAACAGCCAATACGCGGCGGTCGTGCCGCGGTTCATCCGCGCGATCGTGGAGGGCAGGCCCGTGACGGTGCACGGCGACGGCGAGCAGTCGCGCGACTTCACCTACGTCGAGAACGTCGTGCGCGCGAACCTGCTCGCCGGCGACGCCCCCGTCGTCAGCGGCGAGATCCTCAACGTCGCCACGGGCGGCTCGCAGACGGTGAACGACCTTGCCGACACGATCGGCCGGCTGCTCGGTCGCCCGGTGCTGAAGGAGCACGCGCCGGAGCGGGCCGGCGACGTGCGCGCCTCGTGGGCCGATG
- a CDS encoding class I SAM-dependent methyltransferase — MPTYAVRAPLARWLAEEAARAHADLGPYRLLDVGCGQKPYEPLFAPYASAYVGVDPAPNPRAELEGSVEELPVEDAAYDVAICIQVFEHCDDPARAVSELARVTAAGGRVLVSTHGVMAYHPSPADYWRWTHTGLEKLFRDNADWASVRVTPASGTTACLGMIASLYLDLAARRAHAGILARPLVAAINSVASAVDRRSAQLREPGPGTLFANFHVVAERPA, encoded by the coding sequence ATGCCAACGTACGCGGTGCGCGCGCCGCTCGCCCGCTGGCTCGCCGAGGAGGCCGCACGAGCCCACGCCGATCTCGGGCCGTATCGACTGCTCGACGTCGGCTGCGGCCAGAAGCCCTACGAGCCCCTGTTCGCGCCCTACGCGAGCGCCTACGTCGGCGTCGACCCGGCTCCCAACCCGCGCGCCGAGCTCGAGGGCTCCGTGGAGGAGCTTCCGGTCGAGGACGCGGCCTACGACGTCGCGATCTGCATCCAGGTGTTCGAGCACTGCGACGACCCGGCCAGGGCCGTCTCGGAGCTGGCGCGGGTCACCGCAGCGGGTGGCCGCGTGCTCGTCTCGACGCACGGCGTGATGGCATACCACCCGTCGCCGGCCGACTACTGGCGCTGGACGCACACGGGGCTCGAGAAGCTCTTCCGCGACAACGCGGACTGGGCTTCGGTTAGGGTGACCCCCGCCTCCGGCACCACAGCCTGCCTGGGAATGATCGCCTCGCTCTACCTCGATCTCGCCGCCCGCCGGGCCCACGCGGGCATCCTGGCGCGGCCCCTCGTCGCCGCGATCAACTCCGTCGCGTCCGCCGTCGACCGCCGTTCGGCCCAGCTTCGCGAGCCCGGCCCGGGGACGCTGTTCGCGAACTTCCACGTGGTCGCGGAGCGCCCGGCATGA
- a CDS encoding O-antigen ligase family protein: MASQTVSTPAPTAGTTSVDRRPSGGTLILAAAVPLVFLHARYQPTLSIGLRSTSIDVTLADAAIASAVVAAAVRLAREGPGSLRASAWPLAAAGTFLAIIVLQSFAPIARGDDYALAAHLVSAAKFGWYALLAPATIVLVASRRDGVLLLRALVAWSLVASSWGALQFAGLVSEFEGKRPGQREPSFLGIHDFAALSGAALAVGLVGLTLRRAPLGGPWSAAALAGGSLGLVLSGAMSGVIGLWLAGAAILAVSLRGRSLRLRDAAAVAGVVLAVTAGTAAMRATALERFAEFIGLRDRAAQSTAVQSYAHRTLLGYIGVRIFLDHPIVGVGWQASSDDFAYTPYLSSAHRRFPDVPAEAFPSPEHRWGVQNAYLQTLADLGLVGFAALAAAFATALVKGLRRSRATPLALVGVAWLLVAAGVWGGLGLVPGIPLAALTWMAFGLACVLE; encoded by the coding sequence TTGGCGTCCCAGACGGTCTCGACCCCGGCTCCGACCGCCGGCACCACGTCGGTCGACCGGCGGCCCTCGGGCGGGACGCTGATCCTCGCCGCGGCTGTCCCGCTCGTCTTCCTGCACGCGAGATACCAGCCGACGCTCTCGATCGGGCTTCGCTCGACCTCGATCGACGTCACCCTCGCCGACGCCGCGATCGCCTCTGCCGTCGTCGCCGCCGCCGTCCGGCTCGCGCGAGAGGGGCCCGGGTCGCTGCGCGCCTCGGCATGGCCCCTCGCGGCCGCGGGTACGTTCCTTGCGATCATCGTCCTGCAGAGCTTCGCGCCGATAGCCCGCGGCGACGACTACGCCCTCGCAGCGCATCTCGTGAGCGCGGCGAAGTTCGGCTGGTACGCCCTTCTCGCGCCCGCGACGATCGTCCTCGTCGCCTCGCGGCGGGACGGGGTGCTCCTGCTGCGTGCCCTCGTCGCCTGGAGCCTCGTCGCATCGTCATGGGGAGCTCTTCAGTTCGCGGGGCTCGTGAGCGAGTTCGAGGGGAAGCGCCCGGGGCAGCGAGAGCCGTCGTTTCTCGGGATCCACGACTTCGCCGCGCTCTCGGGGGCCGCGCTCGCGGTGGGGTTGGTCGGCCTGACGCTGCGCAGGGCGCCGCTCGGAGGGCCATGGTCTGCCGCAGCGCTGGCCGGCGGGTCCCTCGGACTCGTTCTCTCCGGTGCGATGAGCGGCGTGATCGGGCTCTGGCTCGCGGGGGCGGCGATCCTCGCCGTCTCGCTGCGCGGTCGGAGTCTGCGGCTGCGCGACGCGGCAGCCGTTGCAGGCGTCGTCCTCGCCGTCACCGCCGGCACGGCCGCGATGCGGGCGACGGCGCTGGAGCGATTCGCCGAGTTCATCGGCCTCCGCGATCGCGCCGCCCAGTCGACCGCTGTACAGAGCTACGCGCACCGAACCCTGCTTGGATACATCGGCGTGCGTATCTTCCTCGACCACCCGATCGTCGGCGTGGGCTGGCAGGCCTCCTCCGACGACTTCGCCTACACGCCGTACCTGAGCTCCGCGCACCGCCGCTTCCCGGACGTGCCGGCCGAGGCCTTCCCGTCCCCGGAGCACCGGTGGGGTGTGCAGAACGCGTACCTGCAAACGCTGGCCGATCTCGGCCTGGTCGGCTTTGCAGCCCTCGCCGCCGCGTTCGCGACCGCCCTCGTCAAGGGCCTCCGTCGTTCCCGCGCGACACCGCTCGCCCTCGTCGGGGTCGCCTGGCTGCTCGTTGCCGCGGGCGTCTGGGGCGGGCTGGGTCTCGTCCCGGGCATCCCACTGGCGGCTCTCACCTGGATGGCCTTCGGCCTCGCGTGCGTCCTTGAGTGA
- a CDS encoding lipopolysaccharide biosynthesis protein — MRSRLLWRRSATAAGLYSAVALGIAGTVVASRVLGLERFGLYATALAVASFLQTLLDLTVEESLTKYGFRYVAAEDWGRLHRLFARALQLKLAGGALAGAALLALAPLADVVFGAEGLTAAVLVSAGLPLVQAPENVAATALLLRGRYDLRGAYMAFAMGLRLAAIAIGTQFGIWQTVALIVAAQAISTGAVGAVGLAAYRRFPAAPQRPLGDDRREIVSFVAQSSLATGMLSLRTTLAPLLLGVVAGPTQVGLLRIAQAPQSGLTAASSPVRLVLLTEQTRDWERGQERDVVAGVRRYMLAAGALMTVAVPVFMLAMPWLVRVVFGSDYANAVTAARVILVAAAVQLVLGWTKSLPVTIGRPRLRILTHGIETAVLLPLVVAFGAIWGVSGAAIAMLVATIVFAAVWAVVLARLATEVEERHAAAASGSAPAA, encoded by the coding sequence ATGCGCTCGCGGCTTCTCTGGCGTCGTTCGGCGACGGCCGCGGGGCTCTACTCCGCGGTCGCGCTCGGTATCGCGGGGACGGTCGTCGCGTCGAGGGTGCTCGGCCTCGAGCGCTTCGGCCTCTACGCGACCGCTCTCGCCGTGGCGTCGTTCCTCCAGACCTTGCTCGACCTCACGGTCGAGGAGTCGCTGACGAAGTACGGATTCCGCTACGTCGCCGCCGAGGACTGGGGGCGCCTCCACCGCCTGTTCGCACGTGCGCTGCAGCTCAAGCTCGCCGGCGGCGCGCTTGCCGGCGCGGCGCTCCTCGCGCTGGCGCCGCTCGCGGACGTGGTGTTCGGCGCCGAGGGGCTGACGGCCGCGGTGCTCGTGTCCGCGGGGCTCCCTCTCGTGCAGGCGCCCGAGAACGTGGCCGCGACGGCCCTGCTGCTGCGTGGGCGCTACGACCTGCGCGGCGCCTACATGGCGTTCGCGATGGGGCTGCGGCTGGCCGCGATCGCGATCGGCACGCAGTTCGGGATCTGGCAGACGGTCGCCCTCATCGTCGCCGCGCAGGCGATCTCGACGGGCGCCGTCGGCGCCGTCGGCCTCGCCGCGTACCGGCGCTTCCCCGCCGCGCCGCAGCGGCCGCTCGGCGACGACCGGCGTGAGATCGTCTCCTTCGTCGCGCAGTCGAGCCTCGCCACCGGCATGCTCTCCCTCCGCACCACGCTCGCGCCGCTCTTGCTCGGCGTCGTCGCCGGGCCGACCCAGGTCGGCCTCCTGCGCATCGCCCAGGCACCGCAGAGCGGCCTCACGGCCGCGAGCTCGCCGGTGCGCCTGGTGCTGCTGACCGAGCAGACGCGCGACTGGGAGCGGGGACAGGAGCGCGACGTCGTCGCCGGCGTCCGCCGCTACATGCTCGCCGCCGGAGCGCTGATGACCGTTGCGGTGCCCGTGTTCATGCTCGCGATGCCGTGGCTCGTACGGGTCGTCTTCGGGTCGGACTACGCGAACGCGGTCACCGCGGCCAGGGTCATCCTCGTTGCGGCCGCCGTGCAGCTCGTGCTCGGCTGGACGAAGTCGCTGCCGGTCACGATCGGCCGGCCGAGGCTGCGCATCCTCACGCACGGGATCGAGACGGCCGTCCTGCTCCCGCTCGTCGTCGCGTTCGGTGCGATCTGGGGCGTCAGCGGCGCCGCGATCGCGATGCTCGTGGCGACGATCGTCTTCGCCGCCGTCTGGGCGGTCGTGCTCGCGCGGCTCGCGACCGAGGTGGAGGAGCGCCACGCGGCGGCGGCGAGCGGGAGCGCTCCGGCGGCGTGA
- a CDS encoding glycosyltransferase family 4 protein yields MKVLIVSGIWPPDVGGPASHAPELAAFLRARGHGVEVVTTAAADPAPQPYPVHHVSRSLPPAARHAAVAALVARRARHADVVYATTMLRRAAVGAAAARRPLVVKVTTDEAYERARRAGLFAGSLVDFQSARGGVRVRALRRTRTLAIRRARHVFFPSAFLRALALDWGLAPERTSVLPNPAPPLPPFEPRAQLRARLGLDGPTLALAGRLTAAKAVPVALEALSRVPGVSLVIAGDGPDRDALERAGAALGLGDRVRFVGGLPRDDVLRLFHAADAALLSSAWENFPHTVVEALAAGAPVIATAVGGVPEVVREGDNGLLVPAGDAAALAAAIERYFADDALRARLRAAAAPSVADHAPERLLGRIEEALREEVARA; encoded by the coding sequence GTGAAGGTGCTCATCGTCTCCGGGATCTGGCCGCCGGACGTCGGCGGGCCGGCGAGCCACGCGCCCGAGCTGGCGGCGTTCCTCCGCGCCCGGGGACACGGCGTCGAGGTCGTCACCACGGCCGCCGCCGATCCGGCGCCGCAGCCCTACCCCGTGCACCACGTCAGCCGCTCGCTGCCGCCCGCGGCGCGCCACGCCGCCGTGGCGGCGCTCGTCGCCCGCCGCGCCCGGCACGCCGACGTCGTCTACGCGACGACGATGCTGCGGCGTGCCGCCGTCGGCGCGGCGGCGGCGCGGCGGCCGCTGGTCGTCAAGGTGACGACCGACGAGGCGTACGAGCGAGCACGCCGAGCGGGCCTCTTCGCCGGAAGCCTCGTCGACTTCCAGTCCGCACGCGGCGGTGTGCGCGTTCGCGCGCTCAGGCGCACGCGGACGCTCGCGATCCGCCGCGCCCGCCACGTCTTCTTCCCGAGTGCCTTCCTGCGCGCGCTCGCGCTCGACTGGGGCCTCGCGCCGGAGCGGACGTCGGTGCTCCCCAACCCTGCCCCGCCGCTGCCCCCGTTCGAGCCTCGCGCGCAACTGCGCGCCCGGCTCGGGCTCGACGGTCCCACCCTGGCGCTCGCCGGACGGCTGACCGCGGCAAAGGCCGTCCCCGTCGCCCTCGAGGCGCTCTCGCGGGTGCCGGGCGTCTCGCTCGTGATCGCCGGGGACGGGCCCGACCGCGACGCGCTCGAACGCGCCGGCGCCGCACTCGGCCTCGGCGACCGAGTCCGCTTCGTCGGCGGCCTGCCGCGCGACGACGTGCTGCGCCTCTTCCACGCCGCCGACGCGGCGCTCCTGTCGTCGGCCTGGGAGAACTTCCCCCACACGGTCGTCGAGGCGCTGGCCGCGGGCGCGCCGGTGATCGCGACCGCGGTCGGCGGGGTGCCGGAGGTCGTGCGGGAGGGAGACAACGGGCTGCTGGTGCCGGCCGGCGACGCGGCGGCGCTCGCCGCGGCGATCGAGCGCTACTTCGCGGACGACGCTCTGCGCGCGCGGCTGCGCGCCGCCGCGGCACCCTCCGTCGCCGACCATGCGCCCGAGCGCCTGCTCGGCCGGATCGAGGAGGCGCTGCGGGAGGAGGTCGCACGCGCGTGA
- a CDS encoding glycosyltransferase family 4 protein, producing the protein MKRRLLMVGRTRYALPLDGSLARKFDALSAELDVRVLAARARGAGAHDPRFRLYGPVAPGKLEGAAFWLLLPFRVARELRATRPDAVLSQGGHETALVLLGRALARVPAKVVMDVHGDPGAATRLYGSRARAALAPLGDLLTRLALRRADAVRTISPYTTGLVRERGVEAAATFPAFMDLDPFLAAPAQPPPQPPTALFVGVLERYKAVDVLADAWRVVAERVPRARLRIVGRGSMAAAVEELVAELPGSVEWTPRLSTPQVAAALDDATVLVLPSRSEGLGRVVIEAFCRGRGVVASRVGGIPDLVEDGVSGLLVEPGDADALADAIVRALTEAGLAERLGKAARLAADPWLASPQEYARRVRRLVDDVVEGR; encoded by the coding sequence GTGAAGCGGAGACTGCTGATGGTGGGGCGCACCCGCTATGCGCTGCCTCTCGACGGCTCGCTCGCCCGCAAGTTCGATGCGCTCTCGGCCGAGCTCGACGTGCGCGTGCTCGCGGCGAGAGCGCGCGGCGCGGGCGCTCACGACCCGCGCTTCCGGCTCTACGGCCCGGTCGCTCCCGGCAAGCTCGAGGGCGCAGCGTTCTGGTTGCTGCTCCCGTTTCGCGTCGCGCGTGAGCTCCGCGCCACGCGTCCCGACGCGGTGCTCTCGCAGGGGGGGCACGAGACGGCGCTCGTGCTGCTCGGCCGCGCGCTCGCGCGCGTCCCGGCGAAGGTCGTGATGGACGTGCACGGCGACCCGGGCGCGGCGACGCGTCTCTACGGCTCGCGCGCGCGCGCGGCGCTCGCGCCGCTGGGAGACCTGCTCACCCGTCTCGCGCTGCGCAGGGCGGACGCGGTGCGGACGATCTCGCCGTACACCACGGGTCTCGTCCGCGAGCGCGGTGTCGAGGCGGCGGCGACGTTCCCCGCCTTCATGGATCTCGATCCCTTCCTCGCCGCGCCGGCGCAGCCGCCGCCGCAGCCTCCGACCGCGCTCTTCGTCGGCGTGCTCGAGCGCTACAAGGCGGTCGACGTGCTCGCCGACGCCTGGCGCGTCGTGGCCGAGCGAGTCCCCCGGGCACGGCTGCGCATCGTGGGCAGGGGCTCGATGGCGGCGGCGGTGGAGGAGCTCGTCGCGGAGCTGCCCGGCAGCGTCGAGTGGACCCCCCGCCTCTCGACGCCGCAGGTTGCCGCGGCGCTCGACGATGCGACGGTGCTCGTGCTGCCCTCCCGGTCGGAGGGGCTCGGTCGTGTCGTGATCGAGGCGTTCTGCCGCGGCCGTGGCGTCGTCGCGAGCCGCGTCGGCGGCATCCCCGATCTCGTCGAGGACGGCGTCAGCGGCCTGCTCGTCGAGCCCGGCGACGCGGACGCGCTCGCGGACGCGATCGTGCGGGCGCTCACCGAGGCGGGCCTCGCCGAGCGGCTCGGCAAGGCCGCCCGCCTCGCCGCCGATCCGTGGCTCGCGTCCCCGCAGGAGTACGCGCGGCGCGTGCGTCGCCTCGTCGACGACGTCGTGGAGGGAAGGTGA
- a CDS encoding glycosyltransferase family 4 protein gives MTRLVFITQQVDPESPVLGATVAKIRALAGLVDEVVVIADGAVEGALPANCRVRTFRAPSRAGRGARFEAALARELGRRARPAALVAHMCPIYALLAAPLARPLGVRVLLWYTHWRASRLLAAAERVASAVITVDRRSFPLASRKVVPIGHGIDLSGYPCVDRPARDALALLMLGRTSPAKGIATVIRAVASVPDVVLAQYGPSLTDEERRHRVELERLVAELGVGDRVAIGDGVAAGEVPGLLAAADCLVNNMRSGATDKVVFEAAATCLPVLASNPALDTLLPPHLLFPRDDAAALAARIGEIARADRAAIGRELRARVERAHSVESWAERVLAVAAA, from the coding sequence GTGACGCGGCTCGTCTTCATCACGCAGCAGGTCGATCCCGAGAGCCCCGTGCTCGGCGCCACGGTGGCGAAGATCCGGGCGCTTGCCGGCCTCGTCGACGAGGTCGTCGTGATCGCCGACGGCGCCGTCGAAGGCGCGCTGCCGGCGAACTGTCGCGTCCGCACGTTCAGGGCGCCCTCGCGCGCCGGCAGGGGAGCACGGTTCGAGGCGGCGCTCGCGCGGGAGCTCGGGCGGCGGGCGCGGCCCGCGGCGCTCGTCGCGCACATGTGCCCGATCTACGCGCTGCTCGCGGCGCCGCTCGCCCGCCCGCTCGGCGTCCGCGTCCTCCTCTGGTACACGCACTGGCGCGCGAGCCGGCTGCTGGCGGCGGCGGAGCGCGTCGCGAGCGCCGTCATCACCGTCGACCGCCGCTCCTTTCCGCTCGCGTCGCGCAAGGTCGTGCCGATCGGCCACGGCATCGACCTCTCCGGCTACCCGTGCGTCGACCGGCCCGCCCGCGACGCGCTCGCGCTGCTGATGCTCGGGCGCACGTCTCCGGCGAAGGGCATCGCCACCGTGATCCGGGCGGTGGCGAGCGTCCCCGACGTGGTGCTCGCCCAGTACGGCCCCTCGCTGACCGACGAGGAGCGCCGGCACCGCGTCGAGCTCGAACGTCTGGTCGCCGAGCTCGGCGTCGGCGACCGGGTCGCGATCGGGGACGGGGTGGCGGCAGGCGAGGTGCCGGGGCTGCTCGCCGCCGCCGACTGCCTCGTCAACAACATGCGCTCCGGCGCCACGGACAAGGTGGTGTTCGAGGCGGCGGCGACGTGCCTGCCGGTGCTCGCGTCGAACCCCGCCCTCGACACCCTGCTCCCGCCTCATCTCCTCTTCCCCCGCGACGACGCGGCGGCGCTCGCGGCACGCATCGGCGAGATCGCCCGCGCCGACCGCGCCGCGATCGGGCGGGAGCTGCGCGCAAGGGTCGAGCGTGCCCACTCCGTCGAGAGCTGGGCCGAGCGTGTGCTCGCGGTGGCGGCGGCGTGA
- a CDS encoding glycosyltransferase translates to MTRAPVVLHVGKVSGISGSEKHLLLLLPALRALGVDARFALLHEDEPGAMEFAHRMTAAGVPLDAIRLPSAADPRAYRRLLALIRRDRPSIVHTHLVHADFLGLSAGRLCRVPVLVSTKHGFNSFRESRLFARADRAVGRLAEPHIAISHGLARYLAETEGFREDAFTVIHYGIEPGPPPPPPQPGSAPRLLCVGRLVPIKGHDVLLRAFALARDAVPGLELSLAGAGPLEGALRQRAGELGLAGAVRFLGLVSPIGPAMEEAAIVVVPSLGEGFGMVALEAMERGRAVIASDVGGLPEIVGDGETGLIVPRGDAAALAGAIARLAADPERLAAMGAAGRARALAEFGQERCTELTAELYGRALGRAGASE, encoded by the coding sequence GTGACGCGCGCTCCGGTCGTGCTCCACGTGGGCAAGGTCTCCGGCATCTCCGGCTCGGAGAAGCACCTGCTGCTCCTGTTGCCCGCCCTGCGCGCGCTCGGCGTCGACGCGCGCTTCGCGCTGCTGCACGAGGACGAGCCGGGGGCGATGGAGTTCGCCCACCGGATGACGGCGGCCGGTGTGCCCCTCGACGCGATCCGGCTCCCGTCCGCCGCCGATCCGCGCGCGTACCGGCGTCTGCTCGCGCTGATTCGACGCGACCGTCCCTCGATCGTGCACACCCACCTCGTGCATGCGGACTTCCTCGGGCTCAGCGCAGGCCGTCTCTGCCGTGTGCCCGTCCTCGTCAGCACGAAGCACGGCTTCAACTCCTTCAGGGAGTCGCGCCTGTTCGCGCGCGCCGATCGCGCCGTCGGCCGCCTGGCCGAGCCGCACATCGCGATCTCGCACGGCCTCGCGCGCTACCTCGCCGAGACGGAAGGGTTCCGCGAGGACGCGTTCACCGTGATCCACTACGGCATCGAGCCGGGCCCGCCGCCGCCCCCGCCGCAGCCGGGCTCGGCGCCGCGGCTCCTCTGCGTCGGGCGCCTCGTGCCCATCAAGGGCCACGACGTGCTCCTGCGCGCGTTCGCTCTGGCCCGCGACGCCGTCCCGGGCCTCGAGCTCTCGCTCGCGGGCGCCGGGCCGCTCGAGGGCGCGTTGCGGCAGCGGGCCGGCGAGCTCGGGCTGGCCGGGGCCGTGCGCTTCCTCGGCCTCGTCTCGCCGATCGGGCCTGCGATGGAGGAGGCGGCGATCGTGGTCGTCCCCTCCCTCGGCGAGGGGTTCGGCATGGTCGCGCTCGAGGCGATGGAGAGGGGGCGCGCCGTGATCGCGAGCGACGTGGGAGGGCTGCCCGAGATCGTCGGCGACGGCGAGACGGGCCTGATCGTCCCGCGAGGAGACGCCGCCGCGCTCGCCGGCGCGATCGCTCGACTCGCGGCAGACCCCGAGCGCCTGGCCGCGATGGGCGCTGCGGGACGCGCGAGGGCGCTCGCCGAGTTCGGACAGGAGCGGTGCACGGAGCTGACGGCCGAGCTCTACGGCAGGGCGCTCGGGCGTGCGGGCGCGTCGGAGTAG
- a CDS encoding glycosyltransferase family 39 protein: MPRSRAVAIVSLAAALPRLLVLAFERGAILENFVEKSDRFALTLVHSGTFGFLPGVPSGYTQPLYAFFLAALYWPFGHAWLAVGLAQTAVAVATALLVLEIGRRLRSTRVGLVAALLTTLHPYVVWHDVHVNREILDGFLLAAITLLALLAYERRSRLLAAATGAVVGLAVLGNSRLALLPLVLAAYVAWPSRTRRAALLGSLAVLVAAAAVVAPWAVRNEKRVGCLAITTDTRALWKANNLATYDVLKRGQWIDDVPELAGVPPWPERAADIALRTGRPVHVDECAQSRFYQRQVLRFWRDHPGEKARLAAQATWLLWQPTFSVATDDAGRKGIADTARRSVEPMYMIVIYALAIAGCFFAPRRFLALAVLLESYNTLMAMVFAGTVRYRVPWDFLLALLAAFAVERLWRRARGYSDAPARPSALP, translated from the coding sequence GTGCCCCGGTCTCGTGCCGTCGCGATCGTCTCCCTGGCTGCGGCGCTGCCTCGGCTGCTCGTCCTGGCCTTCGAGCGCGGAGCGATCCTCGAGAACTTCGTCGAGAAGAGCGACCGCTTCGCGCTGACGCTCGTCCACAGCGGCACGTTCGGCTTTCTGCCGGGCGTGCCGTCCGGCTACACGCAGCCGCTCTACGCCTTCTTCCTCGCCGCTCTGTACTGGCCCTTCGGGCATGCATGGCTCGCCGTCGGCCTCGCGCAGACCGCCGTCGCGGTGGCGACCGCGCTCCTCGTGCTCGAGATCGGACGGCGCCTGCGCTCGACGCGCGTCGGCCTCGTCGCCGCTCTGCTGACGACGCTGCACCCGTACGTCGTCTGGCACGACGTCCACGTCAACCGGGAGATCCTCGACGGCTTCCTGCTCGCGGCGATCACGCTGCTCGCGTTGCTGGCCTACGAGCGGCGCTCGCGTCTGCTCGCCGCGGCGACGGGGGCCGTCGTCGGCCTGGCCGTGCTCGGCAACTCCCGCCTTGCTCTGCTCCCGCTCGTGCTCGCGGCATACGTGGCCTGGCCCTCGCGGACACGCCGGGCCGCGCTGCTCGGCAGCCTCGCCGTCCTCGTCGCGGCGGCGGCGGTCGTGGCGCCGTGGGCCGTTCGCAACGAGAAACGGGTGGGCTGCCTCGCGATCACGACCGACACGCGCGCGCTCTGGAAGGCGAACAACCTCGCCACGTACGACGTGCTGAAGCGCGGGCAGTGGATCGACGACGTGCCCGAGCTGGCGGGCGTGCCGCCGTGGCCCGAACGCGCGGCCGACATCGCGCTGCGGACAGGCAGGCCGGTGCACGTCGACGAGTGCGCGCAGTCGCGCTTCTACCAGCGCCAGGTGCTGCGGTTCTGGCGCGACCATCCCGGGGAGAAGGCGAGGCTGGCGGCACAGGCGACCTGGCTGCTGTGGCAGCCGACGTTCAGCGTCGCCACCGACGACGCAGGCCGGAAGGGGATCGCCGACACGGCGCGGCGCTCCGTCGAACCGATGTACATGATCGTCATCTACGCGCTCGCGATCGCCGGCTGCTTCTTCGCGCCTCGCCGCTTCCTCGCTCTCGCCGTGCTGCTCGAGTCGTACAACACGCTGATGGCGATGGTGTTCGCCGGGACCGTGCGCTACCGCGTGCCGTGGGACTTCCTGCTCGCGCTGCTCGCGGCGTTCGCCGTCGAGCGCCTCTGGCGGCGCGCCCGGGGCTACTCCGACGCGCCCGCACGCCCGAGCGCCCTGCCGTAG